From a region of the Triticum aestivum cultivar Chinese Spring chromosome 7D, IWGSC CS RefSeq v2.1, whole genome shotgun sequence genome:
- the LOC123165299 gene encoding zinc finger CCCH domain-containing protein 45: protein MDDGDGGLSFDFEGGLDTGPAAGGLALSSADAGATGGGGGGDGGGHGRGRGRGSYRQTVCRHWLRGLCMKGEACGFLHQFDKARMPVCRFFRDYGECREPDCAYKHSYDDVKECNMYKMGFCPNGPNCRYKHVKLPGPPPPVEEVLAKILQMRSSNFNKFNQHRNNNYNQQGDRPRPPPGSGLPNQNSTDNASTMQPAAGQQAQTMNQQPQQKQQQVQHQQKPNTNDQVQGVPNGSSNQPTRLATPLPQGSSRYFIVKSCNRENLEISVQQGIWATQRSNEAKLNEAFESMDNVILIFSINRTRNFQGCAKMTSRIGGYIGGGNWKSANGTAHYGRNFSLQWLKLCELSFQKTHHLRNPYNDNLPVKISRDCQELEPFIGEQLASLLYLEPDSELTAMLVAAEAKREEEKAKGVSADEAADNQDIVLFEDNEEEEEEESEEEEENNGQESQGRGRGRGMMWPPQMQMPRGPMMGPRGFPPNMMGDFGGGFGFGMPDPFGMPRGFPPFGGPRFPGDFPRGPMPGMVFPGRPPQPGGMFPMGLEMMMGPGRGPLMGMGGPGRPNRPIGMAPFMPPPPPRPVKRDQRRPGGDNRGDRYETGSDQGSRGHDNNAGNSGADGNRSQSGDRFGRSAFRDDDSESDEEAAPRRSRKR from the exons atggacgacggcgacggcggcctcaGCTTCGATTTCGAGGGCGGCCTCGACACGGGCCCAGCGGCGGGCGGGCTAGCGCTGTCCTCGGCCGACGCCGGCgcgaccggcggcggcggtggcggagatgggggcgggcacgggcgaggccgcgGGCGCGGCAGCTACAGGCAGACGGTGTGCCGGCACTGGCTGCGTGGGCTGTGCATGAAGGGCGAGGCGTGCGGGTTCCTCCACCAGTTCGACAAGGCCCGCATGCCCGTGTGCCGCTTCTTCCGCGACTACGGCGAGTGCCGCGAGCCGGATTGCGCCTACAAGCACTCCTACGACGACGTCAAGGAGTGCAACAT GTATAAGATGGGATTTTGCCCTAACGGCCCAAATTGTCGGTACAAGCATGTCAAGTTGCCTGGACCACCACCTCCTGTCGAGGAAGTTCTCGCAAAGATTTTGCAGATGCGATCTTCCAATTTCAACAAGTTTAATCAGCACAGGAACAATAATTATAATCAGCAGGGGGACAGGCCTCGACCTCCACCTGGTTCAGGCTTACCTAACCAAAATTCGACAGACAATGCTTCAACAATGCAACCAGCTGCCGGGCAACAAGCTCAAACAATGAATCAACAGCCCCAACAGAAGCAGCAGCAGGTGCAGCACCAGCAGAAGCCAAATACAAACGACCAGGTTCAAGGTGTTCCAAATGGCTCCTCTAATCAACCCACCAGACTTGCAACACCCCTTCCACAAGGGTCATCTAG GTACTTCATTGTTAAGAGTTGCAATCGGGAGAACCTGGAAATATCAGTTCAGCAGGGAATCTGGGCTACTCAAAGGAGTAATGAGGCTAAACTAAATGAAGCTTTTGAATCCATGGACAATGTTATTTTAATATTCTCAATCAATAGAACACGTAATTTCCAG GGTTGTGCAAAGATGACTTCGAGGATTGGTGGCTACATTGGTGGCGGAAACTGGAAATCTGCTAACGGAACAGCACATTATGGTCGGAACTTCTCACTACAGTGGCTTAAG CTTTGCGAATTGTCATTTCAGAAAACTCATCATCTTCGCAACCCATACAATGACAATCTCCCTGTCAAG ATCAGTCGAGATTGCCAGGAATTAGAACCTTTCATTGGTGAGCAATTGGCTTCTCTGCTTTATCTGGAGCCAGATAGCGAACTTACG GCTATGCTAGTTGCAGCAGAGGCCAAGAGAGAAGAGGAAAAGGCAAAGGGAGTCAGTGCTGACGAAGCAGCTGACAACCAAGATATTGTGCTGTTTGAGgacaatgaagaagaggaggaagaggaaagtgaggaggaagaggaaaacaatggCCAGGAATCCCAGGGAAGGGGGCGTGGAAGGGGAATGATGTGGCCGCCTCAGATGCAGATGCCACGCGGACCAATGATGGGACCGCGCGGCTTCCCTCCCAACATGATGGGCGATTTTGGTGGCGGTTTCGGCTTTGGCATGCCCGATCCGTTCGGCATGCCGCGTGGCTTCCCACCATTCGGTGGCCCAAGGTTCCCCGGTGACTTCCCCAGAGGTCCCATGCCTGGCATGGTCTTCCCCGGAAGGCCTCCGCAGCCCGGTGGCATGTTCCCCATGGGCCTCGAGATGATGATGGGCCCTGGCCGAGGGCCGCTCATGGGAATGGGCGGGCCTGGGCGGCCGAACCGCCCCATCGGCATGGCCCCCttcatgccgccgccgccaccccgtccCGTGAAACGGGACCAGAGGAGGCCGGGCGGTGACAACAGGGGTGACAGGTACGAGACAGGGTCTGACCAGGGGAGCAGGGGGCATGACAACAACGCCGGCAACTCTGGAGCAGACGGGAACAGGTCCCAGTCCGGGGACAGGTTCGGCAGGAGCGCCTTCCGGGACGACGACAGTgagagcgacgaggaggcggcgcccaGGCGGTCAAGGAAGCGATAG